A window from Fusobacterium sp. DD2 encodes these proteins:
- a CDS encoding FeoA domain-containing protein codes for MKLCDLRRGEKARIIKIGRIGELKKRLVDMGITAGETIKLERNAPLGDPQEYVVKATGIAIRKEDAKNIEVERVEE; via the coding sequence ATGAAATTGTGTGACTTGAGACGTGGAGAAAAAGCGAGAATTATCAAGATTGGAAGAATAGGAGAATTGAAAAAAAGACTGGTTGATATGGGAATAACAGCTGGTGAAACAATCAAACTTGAGAGAAATGCGCCTTTAGGAGACCCTCAAGAGTATGTTGTAAAAGCTACAGGAATTGCAATAAGAAAAGAAGATGCTAAAAATATTGAAGTAGAAAGAGTAGAAGAATAA
- a CDS encoding FeoA domain-containing protein: MVPLCFAQPNKDFYIKEIKGRGRSKCCCLEKGLCIGNKVRVMDGKGDCFIVKINDTIKYALSFAIANKIMLQEK; this comes from the coding sequence ATGGTACCTTTGTGTTTTGCACAACCAAATAAAGATTTCTATATAAAAGAGATAAAAGGAAGAGGTCGTTCTAAATGTTGCTGTTTAGAAAAAGGGCTTTGTATTGGAAATAAAGTAAGAGTAATGGATGGCAAGGGAGATTGCTTTATAGTAAAAATTAATGATACTATAAAATATGCTCTTAGTTTTGCAATAGCAAATAAAATTATGCTACAGGAAAAATAG
- the nrdG gene encoding anaerobic ribonucleoside-triphosphate reductase activating protein produces MNYSGIKYSDMINGKGIRVSLFVSGCTHKCKGCFNKDTWDPDYGNPFTEKEENEIFDYFKKYGSIARGLSLLGGDPTYYKNTETLINFLKKFRANFPDKDVWIWSGFTWEQIMSDKKRSELISLCDVLIDGKFMLEEKNLNLKWKGSNNQRVIDVQKSLATNSIVIYQ; encoded by the coding sequence ATGAATTATTCTGGTATTAAATATTCAGATATGATAAATGGTAAAGGGATAAGAGTGAGTCTTTTTGTAAGTGGATGTACTCACAAATGTAAAGGATGCTTTAATAAAGATACCTGGGATCCTGACTATGGAAATCCATTTACTGAAAAAGAGGAAAATGAAATATTTGATTATTTTAAGAAGTACGGTAGTATAGCAAGAGGTTTATCTCTATTGGGAGGAGATCCAACTTACTATAAAAATACTGAGACACTGATAAATTTTTTAAAAAAATTCAGAGCAAATTTTCCAGATAAAGATGTGTGGATATGGTCAGGATTTACATGGGAACAGATAATGAGTGATAAGAAAAGATCTGAACTTATATCACTGTGTGATGTTTTAATAGATGGAAAGTTTATGCTAGAAGAGAAAAATCTCAACCTTAAATGGAAGGGAAGTAATAACCAGAGAGTTATTGATGTACAAAAAAGTTTAGCAACAAATTCTATTGTGATTTATCAGTAG